The DNA region TGCGATCGACCTGGGCGCGAAGGGCGGCGATGCGGTCCTCATAGTCGTGCTGCATGCGGGCCTGGCGCGCCATGGTGGCGCCGATCAGGTCGTCGCGCAGCACGAGATAGGAGGTCGCCAGGAGATAGCCGATGGAAAAGACGCCGACGAAGCAGAATGCGAGGGCGGCCATCCACGGCCGGACCGTCATGTGGCGGACCTTGTCACCGCTTGCCAGGATGAGAATATGCTCCTGCGCCCGCCTGCCGAATACCCGGTGCTGATGTCCGCCGTTCACGCAGGCTCTCCCGATTGATGCTCCACGCCTCTTTCGGAAAATTAGACACGTTTATGGTTAATGAACGCTTACTCTGCCGTTATGCGGGTCGAAATGGTGCATCAATTCCAGGTGCTACAGCGTCCTCACCGGAATGTTCTCACGCATGGCTGATCGATGCCAGGGAGCGGTAGAAGGATGGCGTCAGCCCGGCCTCGGCGCGGGCGAGATCGTTGAAAGGCGGCTTCAGCGGCCCGCGGAAATTGGCGCGCACCAGTTCCTGAAAGGCCTTCGCCGGATCGCGCTTCTCCCGCGCACAGAGGAAGCGAAACCATTTGGCGCCGACGGCGACGTGACCTTTCTCGTCGTTGTAGATGACATCAAGCACCGCAGCGCTTTCGAGATCGCCGGTCTCACGCATCTTCGCCTGCAGCGATGGCGTGACGTCGAGACCGCGGGCTTCGAGAATCAGTGGCACGACGGCGAGCCTTGCCGTCAGGTCGTTGCGTGTCGAATGGGCCGCCTGCCACAGCCCGTCATGGGCGGGAAGATCGCCGTAATCGGCGCCGAGATCGTTGAGGCGGGCGCGCACCATGCGGAAATGCTTCGCCTCCTCGAAGGCGACCTGCATCCAGCCGTCGAAGAAGGAATTCGGCACCGGCTCAGTCGCGAATCGCGCGACGATATCGAGCGCGAGATCGACGGCGTTGAGCTCGATATGGGCGATGGCATGGAGGAGGGCAATGCGGCCTTTCAGCGTGTGCAGCGAGCGTTTCTCCACGTGGGTCGGCGGTGTCAGCACCGGTCTCTCGGGCCGGCCAGGCCTCTCCGGCAGGGCT from Rhizobium sp. NLR16a includes:
- a CDS encoding ferritin-like domain-containing protein, which translates into the protein MTGDLAISSLRGGAIDAIRSADLDRKTALAQESATRWFARRVSLRSPLDGALPERPGRPERPVLTPPTHVEKRSLHTLKGRIALLHAIAHIELNAVDLALDIVARFATEPVPNSFFDGWMQVAFEEAKHFRMVRARLNDLGADYGDLPAHDGLWQAAHSTRNDLTARLAVVPLILEARGLDVTPSLQAKMRETGDLESAAVLDVIYNDEKGHVAVGAKWFRFLCAREKRDPAKAFQELVRANFRGPLKPPFNDLARAEAGLTPSFYRSLASISHA